One region of Triticum aestivum cultivar Chinese Spring chromosome 6B, IWGSC CS RefSeq v2.1, whole genome shotgun sequence genomic DNA includes:
- the LOC123136177 gene encoding uncharacterized protein, whose product MADASYRRRLRDAEKCRNCEKTVISQTEDIFRRPVNIQRHLNDLFRIEFPLRPTPDQFMEFYRVTRERYEAISFMSVPGVLYDGRPVQIPVTAPSYIGEETYHTIVIRLDNGYVVEFLVQESNNYLVGLRVYRIENQRNAAPWFVFKRVTLPPYFGQCIPISYPLSYSNVGLVLFGAGAVSAAVDFFSTFLENPHQQSTDQGKLHCQLFFLLFGEGPRFRIAQQWARDNALNANWQNPQAVLLELLHDYSKLSDCSLHLYQYYVEIPFLDALSDDLKELSPFARTLSDAKNSWEQFEAKYAKFENSGLVFRRLCCNLWWAVNCCFSITITSFAQGFR is encoded by the exons ATGGCTGATGCTAGTTACCGCCGAAGACTGCGGGATGCAGAAAAGTGTCGCAATTGTGAGAAAACTGTCATTTCTCAAACTGAAGACATTTTTCGCAGGCCCGTCAACATCCAGAGGCACCTGAATGACCTTTTCAGAATAGAATTTCCCTTAAGACCAACTCCAGATCAATTTATGGAATTCTATAGAGTTACTCGGGAACGCTATGAAGCAATCTCTTTTATGTCAGTTCCTGGAGTTTTATATGATGGCAGACCTGTTCAGATCCCAGTCACGGCCCCTAGTTACATC GGGGAAGAGACTTACCACACCATTGTCATACGCCTTGACAATGGATATGTTGTGGAGTTTCTTGTTCAAGAATCAAACAATTATCTTGTTGGGCTTAGAGTATATCGGATTGAAAATCAGAGAAATGCTGCCCCTTGGTTTGTATTCAAGAGAGTGACATTACCTCCCTACTTCGGACAATGCATACCAATCAGCTATCCCTTGAGCtacagtaatgt TGGCTTGGTCTTATTTGGAGCTGGAGCTGTCTCGGCTGCAGTGGACTTCTTTTCCACATTTCTGGAAAATCCTCACCAGCAGTCTACAGATCAGGGTAAACTGCACTGCCAGTTATTCTTTCTGCTGTTTGGTGAAGGACCCCGGTTCCGTATTGCGCAGCAGTGGGCTAGAGACAATGCTCTCAATGCCAATTGGCAAAATCCACAAGCTGTTCTTCTCGAACTACTGCATGATTATTCCAAGCTATCTGATTGTTCGCTTCACCTCTATCAGTATTATGTTGAGATCCCTTTTCTTGATGCCCTTTCGGACGACCTGAAGGAGCTCAGTCCTTTTGCTCGTACCCTGTCTGATGCTAAGAATAGCTGGGAGCAATTTGAGGCCAAATACGCCAAATTTGAAAATTCTGGCTTGGTCTTCCGAAGATTATGTTGCAATCTTTGGTGGGCGGTGAACTGTTGCTTCTCAATTACAATTACAAGTTTTGCACAAGGATTCAGATGA